A DNA window from Mycosarcoma maydis chromosome 12, whole genome shotgun sequence contains the following coding sequences:
- a CDS encoding uncharacterized protein (related to ASG1 - activator of stress genes): MVVTAASSNADKPRTINRSCIQCRERKIKCDRLDPCNHCVSKGMGNECRHELRKKRAKNKRPFPKRKSRIAVSSSSTYNLTSTAQPSRSNASPKRSPLAWAERPMTSVSQHSEQSQTPSSSSGRVITPNTSSSLHGYVNPAKFGCSNTVSSLPKPSLPSSYRDSQNGGYSDTGDASIDDSDGDGYESQPDDRLHLIEADQLMHIKSAPLYRCPFALKDVYAEWRAMPVENRRSLIQEIRCALPSLAQSLRLLHDVYVQRLQSIQGNIVHVPTIQVVLTEMLSEPDFEQRDRYAFGHITTALMVIFCSLRYAPLDRTYTWGRSSSTGSPVEPLRQKEMRQRERKIFSLVKRIQHFESSFAFGSVAELQTAVLMLECGKGSAAYQDMLADCAVRSAMRMRIHRLGSFERLHGTKIRPQQVITVEMAIRCWWSLVRRDWSQSNKNRSYRISPLQFNTRQPLNLFDDELLQIPCRRSHLRSTWTPVSYSFATTDFAIMTRTLVDQVNSQCDLDDGPDSAQGWGLASVFGQRLSAVQRDSLDRMFQSLVASFPAHYSLEARYEVIGLVDVERWLLHQRLFHLFLTLHMPLVSEATRPHGSLMYMAGHILDIQEKVADICTRLDNCHLHTLQTLRACLVLLLDLFFAQTPVNISGLSRLMTRRKITAALEKIPTDVIPSTSKLLIRLVHQLLSLENQQHQLQFGVDASAGDAHLSQAAAADETPLLDAAGLLHRWHATCQILDVLLNEGYWRSLRKNLRELDQDSLIPDWLRKSLGDEFEDPSRIAPAQEESLLATTHVSTAQSATSALSASSLAPETKTEAPYATSSQAALPSFDSADLSLTFDPKLLNNLDDLNVLDLQTAGETSQLPQLDLDLIGYQDFEGFGNASQSVDFAKMLNEWRVEVPLA; this comes from the coding sequence GCGAAAGAAGAGGGCAAAGAACAAGCGTCCCTTTCCCAAACGCAAGAGCCGCATCGCTGTTTCTTCGTCATCAACCTACAATCTCACTTCAACCGCTCAACCAAGCCGGTCCAACGCCAGTCCAAAACGGTCACCGTTGGCTTGGGCTGAACGACCCATGACATCTGTATCGCAGCACAGCGAGCAGAGTCAAACACCATCCAGCAGTTCCGGTCGTGTCATTACTCCCAACACGTCGTCCTCCTTACATGGCTATGTCAATCCTGCAAAGTTCGGCTGCTCCAACACGGTATCATCGCTGCCGAAGCCCTCCTTGCCCTCCTCCTATCGCGACTCTCAGAATGGAGGCTATTCCGACACGGGAGATGCAAGCATCGATGACTCAGACGGCGATGGGTACGAATCTCAACCCGACGATCGCCTTCACCTGATCGAGGCTGATCAGCTGATGCATATCAAGAGTGCACCACTGTACAGGTGTCCTTTTGCCCTCAAGGACGTCTACGCCGAGTGGCGCGCCATGCCAGTCGAGAATCGTCGTAGTCTGATCCAAGAGATTCGCTGCGCTCTACCGAGTCTAGCTCAGTCACTCCGTCTGCTGCATGATGTCTATGTGCAGCGCCTGCAATCCATCCAGGGTAACATTGTTCACGTCCCCACGATCCAGGTGGTGCTGACCGAGATGCTAAGCGAGCCAGACTTCGAACAGCGCGACCGCTATGCCTTTGGCCATATTACCACAGCCCTCATGGTGATCTTTTGTTCGCTAAGATACGCTCCGCTCGACCGCACCTATACCTGGGGCCGATCTTCCAGCACCGGCTCTCCGGTCGAGCCGCTTAGACAGAAGGAAATGCGACAACGAGAGCGCAAGATTTTTTCCCTCGTCAAGCGCATCCAACACTTCGAGTCAAGCTTTGCTTTCGGAAGTGTTGCGGAGCTTCAGACGGCTGTACTGATGCTGGAATGCGGCAAAGGCTCGGCAGCCTATCAGGACATGCTAGCTGATTGTGCTGTTCGCTCTGCCATGCGCATGCGCATCCATCGTCTCGGATCATTCGAAAGGTTGCATGGAACCAAAATTCGCCCTCAGCAAGTGATCACAGTGGAAATGGCCAttcgctgctggtggtcaCTCGTCCGACGCGACTGGAGCCAGAGCAACAAGAATCGCTCGTATCGCATCTCTCCTTTGCAATTCAACACACGGCAGCCTTTGAATCTGTTCGACGATGAACTTTTGCAGATCCCTTGTCGCCGATCGCACCTTCGCTCTACTTGGACTCCGGTGAGCTATTCATTTGCAACCACTGACTTTGCGATCATGACCCGAACGCTGGTCGATCAAGTCAACTCGCAATGCGATCTCGATGACGGGCCCGACTCTGCACAGGGATGGGGCCTAGCCTCGGTGTTTGGACAGCGACTCTCTGCCGTCCAgcgcgactcgctcgaTCGTATGTTCCAATCGCTCGTTGCCTCTTTTCCTGCGCATTactcgctcgaagcgcGCTACGAGGTGATCGGTCttgtcgatgtcgagagATGGCTGTTGCATCAAAGGCTCTTTCACCTCTTCCTTACGCTGCACATGCCGCTTGTTTCCGAGGCTACGCGACCGCACGGTAGCCTCATGTACATGGCCGGTCACATTCTCGATATCCAGGAAAAGGTGGCCGATATCTGCACCCGCCTCGACAATTGTCATCTGCACACGCTGCAAACGCTGCGTGCGTGTCTGGTGCTGCTCCTCGATCTCTTTTTTGCGCAGACGCCCGTCAACATTAGTGGCCTCTCGCGGCTCATGACTCGCAGAAAGATCACGGCTGCACTGGAAAAAATCCCTACAGACGTAATTCCGAGCACAAGCAAGCTTCTGATTCGACTGGTGCATCAGCTGCTTAGCCTGGAgaatcagcagcatcagctaCAGTtcggcgtcgacgcttCCGCCGGCGATGCACACTTgagtcaagctgctgctgcagacgAGACGCCACTTCTAGATGCGGCCGGACTGCTCCATCGTTGGCATGCCACTTGCCAAATTCTCGATGTGCTGCTCAACGAAGGTTACTGGCGCTCACTCCGTAAGAACCtgcgcgagctcgatcagGACTCGCTGATTCCGGACTGGCTGCGAAAATCGTTGGGCGACGAGTTCGAAGATCCGAGCCGGATTGCACCGGCGCAAGAAGAGTCTTTGCTAGCAACAACGCACGTTTCCACTGCACAGTCAGCCACATCAGCACTGTCTGCATCTTCTCTTGCGCCTGAAACGAAAACAGAAGCTCCTTATGCCACCTCGTCGCAGGCGGCGTTACCTTCATTTGACAGTGCTGATCTTTCGCTTACATTCGATCCAAAGCTACTGAACAatctcgacgatctcaACGTCCTAGACTTGCAAACTGCCGGCGAAACGTCTCAACTGCCTCAACTCGACTTGGATCTCATCGGTTACCAAGACTTTGAAGGTTTTGGCAATGCAAGCCAGTCGGTTGACTTTGCAAAAATGCTCAATGAATGGCGCGTCGAGGTTCCGCTGGCTTAG